From a region of the Leptospira kmetyi serovar Malaysia str. Bejo-Iso9 genome:
- a CDS encoding DUF4376 domain-containing protein: MNYIIDKESKSVVWINTDPNQLEGTSAWSQFDANVHQIAYAVHYNPKIGEQFKANLENGIAKDFENRKVYHKITGAERLLQSWEDEIDLETETYVEPLKDQSGNRLAYQKYTGSAWIVDENLKKESLLLQNKQIFRSKLEYYRGTVDFSGAVWDSGKQYLENIQKTLTLYSKDKIEGLPDWRDANNTFHILSSEDLADLAERIELDLFRVGQVLYAKKWDVEEKIRSLKENEVLDLVSLWS, from the coding sequence ATGAATTATATCATCGATAAAGAATCGAAATCGGTGGTTTGGATCAACACGGATCCGAACCAATTGGAAGGTACGTCCGCTTGGTCTCAGTTCGATGCAAACGTGCATCAGATCGCCTATGCGGTTCATTACAATCCGAAAATCGGAGAACAATTTAAAGCGAACTTAGAGAATGGGATCGCGAAGGATTTCGAAAATCGGAAGGTCTATCACAAGATTACCGGTGCTGAAAGACTTTTACAAAGTTGGGAAGATGAAATCGATCTTGAAACGGAAACATATGTTGAACCACTAAAGGATCAAAGCGGAAATCGTCTAGCGTATCAAAAATATACCGGTTCAGCTTGGATTGTGGACGAGAATTTAAAGAAAGAATCTTTGCTTTTGCAGAATAAGCAAATCTTTCGTTCTAAGTTGGAATATTATAGAGGAACGGTGGATTTCTCGGGAGCGGTTTGGGATTCTGGAAAACAATATCTTGAGAATATTCAGAAAACATTAACTCTTTATTCTAAAGACAAAATCGAAGGTCTCCCGGATTGGAGGGATGCGAACAACACGTTTCATATATTGAGTTCGGAAGATTTAGCCGACCTGGCGGAACGGATCGAATTGGATCTTTTCCGAGTAGGCCAAGTTCTATACGCGAAAAAATGGGATGTGGAAGAAAAAATTCGATCTTTGAAGGAAAACGAAGTTCTGGATTTGGTTTCTCTTTGGAGTTGA